TGATCTCAGGTGGTGTACTTGGGCTTTCACAAATGGGATTAGGTGCCGTCAATTCACATCGCACTTTGCAGCTTGCGGGCACAAAGGCTCAGGCTTCTTGGTGGGGGCGTATGACAGTTGGATACAACATCGGTCAGGCGGGCGGCGCATTTGCGATGGGTTGGATGATTCATATCAGCCTGGGCTACATTGCTGGATTTTGGATGGGCGTTATTTGTTTTAGTCTGGCACTAATCATTGCAGCCTTGGTGAGAGTTCCAAAGCCACTACAGGGCACCTAATTCGAGGGCATTCAATGAAGAAGCCGCCTGTTTTTGCCATAAGTGGGGCTCATGGGCATAGTGGCCACCGAACAAGGCACTTCTGCTGTATCGGGCTGGATTCTACGGCTAAGAGGGGTATTCTTTTATAGGTTCCAGTGGCGGCGGCCAAAGCCTCCGCTCTCTGGGTAGAAGTGTTTGGGTTGTTTGGAGCCACCAGCTCCATCTATCGAGCTACTTTTTTCGATTCACTCTTGGGAGTACATTTTTGATGATCCGTACCAAACAGCTCCGTGGGTTTACCATCATTGAGCTTCTGACCGTGATTGCAATCATTGGGATCCTCATCGCCATTACTGTGCCTGCTGTTACTGGGGCATGGAAAGTCTCAGCACGGGCTGAGTCGATGAGCCGGATGAAGCAGATCTCTACTTGGATGACCTTGTACGGCAACGATAACCGTGACTCCATTTTGCCGAGCCAATTTGACTATTCCGATGCTGACAATCCTGGAGAGGTTTGTAGTAATCCAGCACTTGGAGATACGGTCAACAAAGGCACTTGGGCAGACATCCTTTGGGCAGAAAACGACTTATATAGCAAGGTGATGTCTGCAGGCGGGATTGTTGATCCGAATGCAGATCCTGATGATCCTGAGCCATTTCGGGCTCGAACGTATTACCGTTATAAAGCACCAGATGGTGCTGTTTACGATTCAAATCAGAACTATGACGCGAGTCCATTGCGATCAGCCGTGCGAAACTCATTTAATTTTCCACGCCCGGTCGGAAGCGACAGTCCCACGCCTTATGGCAACGGCGCTTCGGAGCAAGGGCTTGCAGGTTTCTTTGCGGCGAATGATCACTTCAATCAGCGCATTGGCGAAAACTATTCTTACGGACAGATCAAGCAGCCAAGTATTTCAATGTACTTAGTTGATTCAATGGCGGGAGAGACCATTGGTCCAGAGGTTGGAGCTCATCCATGGGCAATACCACTGTCAGAAGAAGAACCGCCAAGTCGCCCCACTGATGATGAGGCGTATTGGGACTCCTTCAGAGATGCATACGATTTTGGTCAAGCCTCAAGTGTTGGTGGTGGCACAGGTGCTAGTGCCGGTGCTGTTAATGATCAATCACCGGGGCAAGTGGATTTTCGATATGGCGACCAATGCCTGATGCTCTTCTTGGATGGACATATGGAGAGTGTTGGTCGATGGAGCACGCTTGAGGGCCTTGAAACCGGGGATATGGATGGAAAACGTATCCGCGTAACAGGCCTGACAGATAAACATAGTCCAATTTGTGAAGACGAAGATCACGACCATTAGGCCCTTTCCGAGTGCCAAAGCCGGAAAATAGCGGCATAAAGTGCCTCGATCCGCAGGCTGCTGATGGTGCTGGGGGCACAATCCTGATAAAGCCTATGAGGAGGGCCTCTTCAGAGGTTGCCTCAAGGCTTGAAATAGGTACACTTCACCCCTTAGACCGTCCCACTTCGGGGCGGTTTATTCTTCCCGGTTGCGGGCTCGGCCCATACCTCTGACATGCTGCCATGTTGTTTGGCGTAGGTCGTAAGTTTGGGACTCCCCGGCCTGCCACCGTAGCTCAGTGGTAGAGCACACCCTTGGTAAGGGTGAGGTCACGGGTTCAAGTCCCGTCGGTGGCTTGAGAACTTTATCAGTGGCGGTACGTAGCCGTTGCTGTCAAACAGA
This is a stretch of genomic DNA from Phycisphaerales bacterium. It encodes these proteins:
- a CDS encoding prepilin-type N-terminal cleavage/methylation domain-containing protein, coding for MIRTKQLRGFTIIELLTVIAIIGILIAITVPAVTGAWKVSARAESMSRMKQISTWMTLYGNDNRDSILPSQFDYSDADNPGEVCSNPALGDTVNKGTWADILWAENDLYSKVMSAGGIVDPNADPDDPEPFRARTYYRYKAPDGAVYDSNQNYDASPLRSAVRNSFNFPRPVGSDSPTPYGNGASEQGLAGFFAANDHFNQRIGENYSYGQIKQPSISMYLVDSMAGETIGPEVGAHPWAIPLSEEEPPSRPTDDEAYWDSFRDAYDFGQASSVGGGTGASAGAVNDQSPGQVDFRYGDQCLMLFLDGHMESVGRWSTLEGLETGDMDGKRIRVTGLTDKHSPICEDEDHDH